CGTCAGGCCCTTAACAAGCTCACCCTCTTTGCGCACAGGCGGCTGTACATTCTCGCCCCATTCCTGAAGTCTGCGGTAAGCGGCTTCCTGAACGGCATATACCGTATCATGATTCAAACGATGTGTCAGCAAGTCAATCGTCTGCTGGTTCTTCCATGCACCCAGATCATTTACCGCAGCTAGGCGTGTTTTCCAATCGGAGGTTCGGTTTGCAGCTACTTTAAGCTGCTCATATACTTCTGCAAATTCCTGCTGAGTTTCGTTGTTTTCCAAAATTGTCTCATCCTTTTCTAAAAATCACTATATTACTGTTCATCACGATTGCCGTTTGTTAAATATAACATACTTGCCGGTCTTCTTCTAAAAAAGATAAAAATGAAATGATCGGACGTTACAGGAAATCTGCACGTGCGGGTGTAAATGCATCTAGCAGAATGCCGCCATCCTCCAGTGGGATACAGCCATGAAGAGTATCGGATGGAAAATGGATGCTGTCTCCTTCTTTGACGGTCTGGACTTCCTTGGTTTCGCCATCATCAATCATGAACTTAAAACTTCCCTTTATTACATAAGTGACTTGTTCATGGACATGCTTATGCAACAGGATTTCCCCTGTTTGGGCTTTGGCAAACA
The Paenibacillus peoriae DNA segment above includes these coding regions:
- a CDS encoding cupin domain-containing protein, which translates into the protein MFFNDQDIQIDIVDSNTTRKVLAHSDQLMYVKVMFAKAQTGEILLHKHVHEQVTYVIKGSFKFMIDDGETKEVQTVKEGDSIHFPSDTLHGCIPLEDGGILLDAFTPARADFL
- a CDS encoding HEAT repeat domain-containing protein, giving the protein MENNETQQEFAEVYEQLKVAANRTSDWKTRLAAVNDLGAWKNQQTIDLLTHRLNHDTVYAVQEAAYRRLQEWGENVQPPVRKEGELVKGLTKILVRIKKSLPADHTYNDFREKLHKMRVDIYDIYEGDKGAEFDQWLEQKWASLSTR